CACGCTGGGCTTACTTTCCAGCGCATGTATGCGTCCTTTACGAAAAACCCAGCTCGACGGAGCCATAGCGCCCGAAGTCGGCGAGAAAGTGATCGCCAGCACGCGCCATGACAGGTCGCGTAAAGGATCCGCTCATCAGATATTGCCCGGCTTCCAGCTTGATCCCATGGGGTGCGAAGCGTTTGGCCAGCCACACCAGCCCCTCTGCCGGATGATCCATGACACCGGCGCCCAGGCCCGTCTCCTCGACGATCCCTTTCCGGTACAGAATGGAGCCTGCCCAACGCAGATCGATCGCGTCCGGTGCGATCGGCTCGGTCCCGACGATAATACCAGCATTGGCGGCATTGTCGCTGATCGTGTCCGTCACCAGCCGCATATAGCCCGTCTCCGGATCGATCCGATGCGACCGCGCAGCGATCAGCTCCAGGCTCGGCAGGATGTAATCCGTCGCGTCCATGACGTCATCCACGCTCAGATCGTCGCCGGACAGATCGCGCTTCAGAACGAACGTCCATTCCACTTCCAGACGCGGATCGATAAAGTCCGCAGCCGGGAGAGTGTCGCCGCTCTGAAACAACATGTCGTCCAATAGCGTGCCGAAATCCGGCTCGCCAATCTGCATGGCCTGCTGCATGGCGCGGCTGGTCAGCCCGACCTTGCGGCCGATTACATGCCGTCCGCGCGCAACTTTGCGCGCAACCCACGCATCCTGCACCGCATAGGCATCATCCAGATCCATCGCCCGGTCTTGCGAAAAGGCGCGGACAGGTTTCGCGTCGATTTCCGCCTTGTCATGGGCGGCGGCCTGTTCGGCAATCTGTTCGGGGGTCAATGGCATGGGATGAAATTACTTAACATGTTAAACAAATTCAAGGTGCGTTGCGGGCTAATCGCCCGCACGCTCATACTGCTGCCCAGAGATGACGACTAGCGTGTTGGCAGGCGCTATCCTGCGGCTGAGAGCGGGTCATCAGCATCACGCTTGACGTGATCCCTGCATGTCAAAGGTGACACGAGGCGCGGGCTCTGCCCCGTGACCGGAGCAGAAGAGAAGTACCGTTTCGTCGCAAGGCCAAGCCCGCGCGGGTGGAGCGTGCTGGCACGCTCGCAAGCGGGTCTGTTCAGGGTCGGTGTGTCGGCTGGAACGGTCTCACGGACGGCCCGTAACGACGGGCGACCCGCTCAAAGGCGCGCGCTCTGCCGACAGGTCGCCCTGCCAGTCTCGCTGCGGCGCGCGGCTTGGGAACCCTGACAGCCAGCCTGCGGCTGCCCGCGTTCCGCCCCGGAATGTTGCAGACGACGCCGTGTCGGACCTTCCCCGACCCCGGCGCGGCCTGATGGATCGTTCGTCCCATCCCAAAGCCGCACTCCACCGCCCGCAGCACCGAGATCAGGCTCCCCTCGTGTCAACTGCGGATGGCGCGAGTATGACGGGGGCGCAAAGGGGGTGGATTGGATTGTGGGAATTGGCGGTAAGGCGTTGAAGGGGGGGGGGCTAACGCTTCGGCCATTGACGGGGATTGAATGGTCCAACCCCTCCCAATTCTTCCGCTCAGGCCAGCTCGACCGGCCTGCCCATCTCCCGACCTTTACGGTCAAGCTGAGCCAACCGTGATGAGGCCGGGGGAGATGCGCTAGCCGATCTCAAATGGTGAGGTACGCATAAAAAGCCGCCCGTCAGGCGGCTTTATCTAAACGGGTGGCGCGAAGGCTATTCTGCGGCTTCGACGGTTTCACTGTCGTCATTTTTGGCGCGAGCGGGGGCGCGGCGACGGCGTTTGGGCTTGTCTTCGTTATCTGTCGCCGCCGTATCGTCGTCAGACGGTTTGCGGGACCGACGCTTGGGTTTTTCGTCGTCTGCGCCGGATTGGGGCGCATCGGACGTCTCGTTCGACGTCTCATCGCCTTGATCATCATCGCGGCTGCGACGGCGACGACGGGGGCGATCATCGCCATCCTCATCATTATTGCTATGACGGTCATTGCGCTTTTGCTGACGTTCGGCGTCGCGGGCTTCGCGCGCTTCACGCTCAGCTTCGCGCTGCGCTTCCTGCTCATTCATCAGGCGCAGATAATGTTCGGCGTGCTGGCGCAGGCTTTCAGCTTTGACGCGGTTGCCGCCCGTCTTGGCGTCGCGGGCCAGCTGCGTATATTTTTCATAGATGGTCGAGGCGTTGCCACGAACTTTTACGTCCGGGCCGTTGGAGTCCATCGACCGGTTATTATTGTTGCGGTTATTGTTGTTGTTACGATTTCGACCGCGTTGACGCTTCATCGGATTGTCCTAATACACGCTGGAAAAGACATGGCGGACAGGCCGCACCGAGACTTTCCGGGGGTGATAGTGTCGGATTTCAACGGGGGGTCCGGGACATCGTGTCCAGCGGATTACGTGCCCTGCCGACAGGAATCGACTAGCATCCAGCGTCTATATGTCAAAGCCCTTTTTCAGCGCGTGTCGAAGACTGTGATGAATGACGGGCCATATCGCCGCGCCAGCCATGAACGATGCGGTCCTGCCCGGCAGGGTCGGGACAGACGCAGACCCGCTCAAATCCGGCTTCTGAGAACAGGGCCGCAACGGCTTGGCCCTGATCGAAACCGATTTCCACGCCAAGCCAGCCACCCGGCACCAGGGCGTCTGCCGCGCTTGGGATGATGATGCGGTAGGGGGCGAGGCCGTCCGGCCCGCCATGCAGAGCGGTTTCGGGGTCATGCGCGGCCACTTCGCGCGCGAGCCCGGCCATGGCGGCAGTCGAAATATAAGGCGGGTTGCTGAGGACGGCGTCGAAGCGGGACGGTGGTATCTCCGCGAACCAGTCGGATTGGATCAACGTCAGACGATCGCTTACGCCGTGCGAGGCCGCGTTGCGCGCTGCGGTCAGCAGGGCGGCTGGCTCGCGATCTGTCGCCATCAGGGTCGCGTCCGGGCGTTCGCACAGGATCGAAATCGCCAGCGCGCCCGACCCGGTCCCAAGATCCAGCAGGCGCGGGGCAGAAATGTCCCTGATTGCCCCCAGCGCGGCCAGCAGCAGGACTTCCGTATCGCCACGCGGCGATAAGACATTGTCTATGGCAAAGCGGCGTCCGTAGAAATCCCGCCAGCCGAGTATCCGGTCGACCGGCTCGCCCTTCAGGCGGCGCTCGGTCGCGGCTTGCAGGGCGGCAAGCTCGGCGTCGCCAAGCGGATCAGCCCCGCGCAAAATGTAATCGGTCTGCGTCAGCCCGACCAGACCCAGCAGCAGGTCGAGTGCGTCTTCGTCAGCAAAGGGCAGGCCAGCCTCGGCAAAGCGCCGGGTCATGGCGCGTTTTGCCGAGCGGTAGTTCAGCCCGCTATCGAAGTTGAAGGTCAGGGGATGATCGATCGGGACAGTCATGCAGTCCCGACCATAGTCAGCCCTCAGGATGCGGCCAAGGCGTCTTTGATCTTTGTCGCGATCTGGGCGGTATCGTCTTCGCGCGTGACCTTGGACAGGACGCGGGCATCATCGACATCGATCAGCAGGAGCCAGCCTGTCTTGATCGTGCCGTCCAGTTCGGTGCGGACCGCCGTTTCGACCCCGGCGTCGCGAGCCTGAGCGTAGAAGCTGTCGGCATCGCGGTCTGTATAATCGAGCGTGACGAAGTCCACGCCGGGAATCGGTCCCATCGCCTGCACGGCTTTGATCTTGGGGTCGAGCACTTTGCAGCTGCCGCACCAATCGGCATAAACCAGCACCGCCTTGGTACGGGTCTCGACCGCGACCGCATCGTCCGTCGCCATCGATTGCCCTGCGACGGGCGCGTCGGCAACCGTCACGACCGCTGGCGAGGTGGTGTCCGTATCGGACGCGCCGGAACAGGCTATCAACAGGGCGGCAGAAGCGAGTATGTGGGGACGATACATAGAGGGTCTCTCCGGAAGAAGGTTTCGCGCTGCCTAGCGAGTCCGCCGCTCACGTACCTGTCACAGTTTCGCGATAACCGTTTTCAGTGCGCTCCAGAGGCGGTCCAGATCATCCGGTCGCGACAGGGAATGATCGCCGCCCTTGACGAGCGTGTAGCCGACCTGATCGCTTTCGAGCCTGTCCGGGATCAGGGCGGAATGGGCCGGGGGGACGACCAAGTCGTCAGCGCCCTGCAAAATTTCCACTGGCCCGGATACGGCGATCGGCGCGTCGAGGATCTGTCGCGCCCGGCCATCTTCGATCAGCGCGCGGCTATACGCATAGGGTTCGTCATAATCGGACGGCTCATAAACGATCCCGTCCTCGATCAGCATCTGACGCTTGTGCTCGTCCCACCCGGCCCAGACCATTTTTTCGGTAAAATCAGGAGCGGGGTTGATCAGCACCAGGCCTTTGACCGAATCCGGACGATCGATCGCGGCCAGAAGCGCGGCCCATCCGCCCATTGACGATCCGATCAGCACGGTTCCGCCCGTTCCGTAACGGTCGATCATGGCGGTCACGTCCGACGCCCAGCGCGAAACCGTGCCGTCCGTAAACTCGCCGTCGCTTTTACCGTGGCCGAAATAGTCGAACCGGATGAAGGCCTGTCCAGCGGCTGCGCAGCGCTCTTCCAGAAAGACGGCCTTGGTGCCGTCCATGTCGGACTTCAGACCGCCGCACCAGATCACCATCGGGCCGTGGCCATCGGTCCTGTGAAAAGCGAGCCTGGCGCCGTCATGATCGAGATAGTCAGGCTGGACCGGGGTCTGAGCGGCGCCCTGATCCGAGTTTGGGTTGATGTGTGGCTGGCTCATGCTAACGGGCTCTCACAATGTCGTCGTCACCTCCATACAACGTCCTGCAAGTCGTGCCAGAGCTAGATGCGGGTGGCGTGGAACGTACCACGCTGGACGTGGCCGAAGCCCTGATCGCGGCCGGTCACGGCGCATTCGTGGCCAGTGGCGGCGGGCGTCTGGTGCATAAGCTGACCGGTGCAGGCGCGACGCATTTCACGCTTAACATCGGGTCCAAACGTCTGCTCAGCTTTCCCTGGCGTGTGGCCGCGCTACGCAAGCTGATTGTGATGAACGGGATCGATGTGGTGCATGCGCGCTCGCGGGCTCCGGCTTGGGCCGCCTGGCGCGCCGCAATCGCCGAGAACGTACCCTTCGTGACGACCTATCACGGCATCTACAATGAAGGCTTTCCCGGCAAGCGGCGCTATAATTCAGTGATGGCACGCGGGGATCTGGTGATCGCCAATTCCCGCTTCACGGCGGACCATATTCAGGCCACGCACCAGACGTCTGCAGACCGGATCCGGGTCATTCCGCGCGGGGTCGACATGGCTCTGTTTGACCCGGACGCCGTGCCGCCCGTGCGGGTCGAGGCCGTCTGGAAGAAATGGGCCGTCAAAGCCGATGACCGGGTGGTCCTGCTGCCGGCGCGGCTGACGCGCTGGAAAGGGCAGACGGTTGCTATCGACGCGTTGGCGAAACTGCCG
This genomic window from Algimonas porphyrae contains:
- the hpaH gene encoding 2-oxo-hept-4-ene-1,7-dioate hydratase translates to MPLTPEQIAEQAAAHDKAEIDAKPVRAFSQDRAMDLDDAYAVQDAWVARKVARGRHVIGRKVGLTSRAMQQAMQIGEPDFGTLLDDMLFQSGDTLPAADFIDPRLEVEWTFVLKRDLSGDDLSVDDVMDATDYILPSLELIAARSHRIDPETGYMRLVTDTISDNAANAGIIVGTEPIAPDAIDLRWAGSILYRKGIVEETGLGAGVMDHPAEGLVWLAKRFAPHGIKLEAGQYLMSGSFTRPVMARAGDHFLADFGRYGSVELGFS
- a CDS encoding DUF4167 domain-containing protein, which gives rise to MKRQRGRNRNNNNNRNNNNRSMDSNGPDVKVRGNASTIYEKYTQLARDAKTGGNRVKAESLRQHAEHYLRLMNEQEAQREAEREAREARDAERQQKRNDRHSNNDEDGDDRPRRRRRSRDDDQGDETSNETSDAPQSGADDEKPKRRSRKPSDDDTAATDNEDKPKRRRRAPARAKNDDSETVEAAE
- the prmC gene encoding peptide chain release factor N(5)-glutamine methyltransferase, which translates into the protein MTVPIDHPLTFNFDSGLNYRSAKRAMTRRFAEAGLPFADEDALDLLLGLVGLTQTDYILRGADPLGDAELAALQAATERRLKGEPVDRILGWRDFYGRRFAIDNVLSPRGDTEVLLLAALGAIRDISAPRLLDLGTGSGALAISILCERPDATLMATDREPAALLTAARNAASHGVSDRLTLIQSDWFAEIPPSRFDAVLSNPPYISTAAMAGLAREVAAHDPETALHGGPDGLAPYRIIIPSAADALVPGGWLGVEIGFDQGQAVAALFSEAGFERVCVCPDPAGQDRIVHGWRGDMARHSSQSSTRAEKGL
- a CDS encoding thioredoxin — protein: MYRPHILASAALLIACSGASDTDTTSPAVVTVADAPVAGQSMATDDAVAVETRTKAVLVYADWCGSCKVLDPKIKAVQAMGPIPGVDFVTLDYTDRDADSFYAQARDAGVETAVRTELDGTIKTGWLLLIDVDDARVLSKVTREDDTAQIATKIKDALAAS
- a CDS encoding alpha/beta fold hydrolase — protein: MSQPHINPNSDQGAAQTPVQPDYLDHDGARLAFHRTDGHGPMVIWCGGLKSDMDGTKAVFLEERCAAAGQAFIRFDYFGHGKSDGEFTDGTVSRWASDVTAMIDRYGTGGTVLIGSSMGGWAALLAAIDRPDSVKGLVLINPAPDFTEKMVWAGWDEHKRQMLIEDGIVYEPSDYDEPYAYSRALIEDGRARQILDAPIAVSGPVEILQGADDLVVPPAHSALIPDRLESDQVGYTLVKGGDHSLSRPDDLDRLWSALKTVIAKL
- a CDS encoding glycosyltransferase family 4 protein, encoding MERTTLDVAEALIAAGHGAFVASGGGRLVHKLTGAGATHFTLNIGSKRLLSFPWRVAALRKLIVMNGIDVVHARSRAPAWAAWRAAIAENVPFVTTYHGIYNEGFPGKRRYNSVMARGDLVIANSRFTADHIQATHQTSADRIRVIPRGVDMALFDPDAVPPVRVEAVWKKWAVKADDRVVLLPARLTRWKGQTVAIDALAKLPDDTVLVCAGDPQGRDGYVTELREQARKLGVESRLRLPGHEVDIPAALLAADIIVTPSTDPEAFGRTAAEAQAMGRWVVAAAHGGALDVVDDGVTGTLVTPGDADGLAGALGTIPDRYDPAAARRRIAERFSKQALQEATLNVYEAVLRLR